From Desulfobacterales bacterium, a single genomic window includes:
- a CDS encoding MFS transporter, protein MKAEPNRMTPSKKNSASSRIFYGWYVLAAGFFLLFFQAGARFSFGIMFKPMIAELGWNRASISSAFFLYMVFFALSMSVAGKLYDRYGPRWVIFISTILLAAGYISTAWVDRLWHFYLFYGLLTAVGTGGASVPLIAALMSRWFARRRGLVISLALSGNCLGQFALVPVINWFVLTYGWRLSYIMMGVVILAGNTLLAFAVIKGDPEDMGLKPYGVDAPDEGGSSRQPEDRPSQPDDLNLPQAAKTRSFWLFLTMMFVCGSGDFLVAAHLIPFVTDYGVSPTAAANMMAWFGLMSMGGILIAGPASDLIGNKIPIALTFALRLVLFLMVLKYHSPTVLFIFAAGFGFTLLITAPLTTTLTGRLYGFTHVGLISGFITTIHHLGGGFWAYVGGVLFDKTGSYQVVFLLSAALSVIAIISTLAINEKRQRLN, encoded by the coding sequence ATGAAAGCAGAACCGAATCGCATGACCCCATCTAAAAAAAATAGCGCCTCTTCGCGTATCTTTTATGGCTGGTATGTGCTGGCCGCCGGTTTTTTCCTCCTTTTTTTTCAGGCCGGTGCCCGTTTTTCCTTCGGAATCATGTTCAAGCCCATGATTGCCGAGCTGGGTTGGAACCGCGCATCGATCTCATCGGCATTTTTTCTGTATATGGTGTTTTTCGCCCTAAGCATGAGTGTGGCCGGCAAGCTTTATGACCGCTATGGACCCCGCTGGGTCATCTTTATATCAACCATTCTGCTGGCAGCAGGCTATATCAGTACCGCCTGGGTTGATCGCCTGTGGCATTTTTATCTTTTCTACGGCCTTTTAACGGCAGTGGGCACCGGTGGTGCCTCGGTTCCTTTGATTGCGGCCTTGATGAGCAGGTGGTTTGCCCGGCGCCGAGGCCTGGTGATCAGCCTGGCCCTTTCGGGCAATTGTCTGGGCCAGTTTGCGCTGGTGCCGGTGATCAATTGGTTTGTTTTAACATATGGCTGGCGGCTGTCATACATCATGATGGGTGTTGTTATTCTGGCCGGAAATACCCTGCTGGCCTTTGCGGTCATCAAAGGCGATCCGGAAGATATGGGCCTCAAACCCTATGGGGTTGACGCGCCGGATGAGGGTGGTTCATCGCGACAACCGGAAGATCGGCCGTCACAGCCCGATGACTTAAACCTGCCCCAAGCGGCTAAAACGCGTTCATTCTGGCTTTTCTTGACGATGATGTTTGTGTGCGGCAGTGGAGATTTTCTGGTCGCCGCTCACCTGATCCCTTTTGTCACCGATTATGGCGTTTCCCCCACCGCGGCTGCCAACATGATGGCCTGGTTTGGCCTCATGAGCATGGGGGGTATTCTGATCGCCGGGCCGGCCTCGGATCTGATCGGCAACAAAATTCCCATTGCCCTCACCTTTGCTTTGCGGCTGGTGTTGTTTCTGATGGTTTTAAAATATCACAGCCCCACCGTGTTATTCATATTTGCCGCCGGTTTCGGATTCACCCTATTGATCACCGCGCCGCTGACCACAACCCTGACAGGACGGCTTTACGGGTTCACGCATGTGGGCCTGATTTCCGGGTTTATTACCACGATCCACCATCTGGGCGGCGGTTTCTGGGCTTATGTTGGAGGGGTGCTGTTTGACAAAACCGGCAGTTATCAGGTGGTGTTTCTGCTATCGGCCGCACTGTCGGTAATCGCTATAATCAGCACTCTGGCCATTAATGAAAAAAGACAACGCCTTAACTGA
- a CDS encoding DinB family protein → MNSVIEKKIADLENQRQMIFLQLDAIPTAHLTHKAGPDRWSVVEVIQHLVIVEQLIMKQAESTPTPAGTEPQPYSRERLEMVLEILETDVAVDVPAASMAPDGRISLATLLDQWAETRRQLQRFLRQVPVDRYEALLFSHPVAGPLSVVDMLDLANVHLGYHMRQIQRLRETFDQPTNVDANRGKRE, encoded by the coding sequence ATGAATAGCGTTATTGAAAAAAAGATTGCTGACCTGGAAAACCAACGCCAAATGATTTTCCTGCAGCTGGATGCCATACCCACAGCCCATCTAACACACAAGGCCGGCCCTGACAGGTGGTCAGTGGTGGAGGTGATTCAGCACCTGGTGATCGTGGAGCAGCTGATCATGAAACAGGCCGAATCAACACCAACACCAGCTGGCACCGAGCCCCAGCCTTACTCCCGCGAAAGGCTGGAAATGGTTCTGGAAATTTTGGAAACAGATGTGGCGGTCGATGTACCGGCCGCCAGCATGGCGCCCGATGGCCGGATCTCTTTAGCTACACTCCTTGATCAATGGGCTGAGACACGCCGGCAGCTCCAGCGTTTTCTCAGACAGGTGCCAGTTGACCGTTATGAAGCGCTGCTATTCAGCCACCCGGTAGCGGGACCTCTGAGCGTAGTGGATATGTTGGATCTGGCCAACGTGCATCTGGGTTATCATATGCGGCAGATTCAGCGCCTTCGGGAAACATTTGACCAACCGACGAACGTTGACGCAAATAGAGGAAAACGTGAATGA
- a CDS encoding lysophospholipid acyltransferase family protein encodes MQSSQKPTSKKGADAVGPSPGEQKRASAPHLPAQKQGFYRLIRFIAWILLWPFFRLEVNGVQHLPRNSAFILLVKHQRWEDIPLVAIATPLPLYYIAKYELFQNRLGSWFFTALGGIPLNRQRPLESRRFLQSAIALLKKGEGIVIFPEGTYYPERMGPGQAGMIKFVQSRLNLPFIPVGIRYIRDSRRTRVRINFGKAVHAGPTQAANALLERMMAEIAALSKLPIH; translated from the coding sequence ATGCAAAGCAGTCAAAAACCCACCAGCAAGAAAGGGGCGGATGCCGTGGGCCCGTCGCCGGGGGAGCAAAAACGCGCCTCGGCACCTCACCTGCCGGCACAAAAACAAGGGTTTTACCGGCTCATACGGTTCATCGCCTGGATCCTGCTGTGGCCCTTTTTTCGCCTCGAGGTTAACGGCGTTCAGCACCTGCCGCGGAATAGTGCCTTTATCTTGCTGGTGAAACATCAGCGCTGGGAAGATATTCCGCTGGTGGCCATCGCAACGCCCCTGCCGCTTTACTACATTGCCAAGTATGAGCTTTTTCAAAACAGACTTGGCAGCTGGTTTTTTACCGCTTTGGGCGGTATCCCCCTCAACCGTCAGCGCCCCCTCGAAAGCCGGCGTTTTTTACAATCCGCTATTGCCCTGCTTAAAAAAGGAGAAGGTATCGTCATCTTTCCGGAAGGCACCTATTACCCTGAAAGAATGGGGCCCGGTCAGGCGGGTATGATCAAATTTGTGCAGTCGCGTCTGAACCTGCCATTCATTCCGGTTGGCATTCGGTATATCCGCGACAGCAGGCGAACCCGTGTACGCATCAATTTCGGCAAAGCGGTCCATGCGGGGCCGACTCAGGCCGCAAATGCGCTGCTTGAGCGCATGATGGCCGAAATTGCAGCACTTTCAAAATTACCAATCCATTAA
- a CDS encoding DUF1015 domain-containing protein, with product MAEIKPFRAWRYRPSLLKHIGELTSPLFDVASEKQRMALYNNPLNSIHLSIPRGEQPAKNAAAALAEWKRNNIIMRDGVPGIYVYYQYFSLPSDPVPYCRKGFICKIRIHDWQDNVILRHENTMNDAVDGQLELLAETRLNASPTHGLYTDESFELESYMDACIQEPICKAEDYQGVIDAMGIIQDERIIAKFVERIKNERIILADGHHRYAGSLAYMQQQMRANPDHTGNEGYNYHLMWLTNTEGNDLRILPTHRLIKGLENFDETTIMKKFENHFKIKPVVDAGEINEVIVGKPWTFGIIFAENAYAVSLKPAALAELKWNFPEQIKKLDLTVAHYFIIEEILGIPGRIQNTSGNIEYERNFTKCMTAVMKAEAQMAILTNDVGIEDVKRVCGCGCTMPPKSTFFYPKAICGFLYCSL from the coding sequence ATGGCCGAAATTAAACCATTCAGAGCGTGGCGTTACCGCCCATCATTGTTAAAACATATCGGTGAGCTCACCTCACCGCTGTTTGACGTTGCTTCTGAAAAACAACGCATGGCGCTTTACAACAATCCGTTAAACAGCATTCACTTGTCGATTCCCCGGGGGGAACAGCCGGCTAAAAACGCGGCCGCTGCTTTAGCTGAATGGAAGCGCAACAATATTATCATGCGGGATGGGGTGCCGGGGATCTATGTCTATTACCAATATTTTTCATTACCGTCGGATCCGGTACCGTATTGCCGCAAGGGATTTATCTGCAAGATCAGAATCCATGACTGGCAGGACAACGTCATTTTAAGACACGAAAATACCATGAATGATGCCGTGGACGGTCAACTCGAGCTGCTGGCTGAAACCCGATTGAACGCCAGTCCGACACATGGGCTGTATACCGATGAATCATTTGAACTGGAGTCGTATATGGATGCCTGCATCCAGGAACCGATTTGTAAAGCCGAGGATTACCAGGGCGTCATCGATGCCATGGGTATTATCCAGGATGAACGCATTATCGCCAAATTTGTGGAACGCATAAAAAACGAGCGCATCATTTTAGCTGACGGTCACCACCGCTATGCCGGTTCTCTGGCTTATATGCAGCAGCAAATGAGGGCCAACCCGGACCATACGGGCAATGAGGGCTATAATTATCACCTGATGTGGTTAACCAATACCGAAGGAAATGATCTGCGCATATTGCCTACCCACCGACTGATCAAGGGGCTGGAGAATTTTGATGAAACCACCATTATGAAAAAATTTGAAAATCATTTTAAGATTAAACCGGTGGTAGATGCGGGCGAAATTAACGAGGTCATTGTGGGCAAGCCATGGACATTCGGGATTATTTTTGCGGAAAATGCCTATGCGGTAAGCTTGAAACCGGCAGCCTTAGCAGAATTGAAATGGAATTTCCCGGAACAAATCAAGAAGCTGGATCTGACAGTGGCACATTATTTTATCATTGAGGAGATCCTGGGTATTCCAGGCCGAATACAAAATACATCCGGCAACATCGAATATGAGAGAAATTTCACAAAGTGTATGACGGCGGTTATGAAGGCCGAAGCACAGATGGCTATTTTAACCAATGATGTCGGCATCGAAGATGTAAAACGCGTCTGCGGCTGCGGCTGCACAATGCCCCCCAAATCCACCTTTTTTTACCCGAAGGCTATTTGCGGATTCCTCTATTGTAGTCTATGA